The stretch of DNA ATTATAATCCAAGAATTAAAAAACACCTTTTATAATAGTTCAGGACTAGGGCTGTGTTCGGCCGAGGGGGGAAGAGGGTAAGTTAtccggcgcgaaaaacgtattaatagattagtacataattaattaattattaattattaaaaatatataaaatagaataatatgattctttaaaacaactttcttatagaaaattttcgcaaaaaatatatcgtttagcagttcgggaagcgtgcgcgtggaaaacgagggcTCTTAGATATCTAAGCTGGCTGCCGAACGGGGCCTAGGGAGTTCATGTAATATAGATGGCTAGCGGTAGGGTTCAAAAGTAAGTGAAAACAACAGTTTTTATAATCCAAGTAGTTATGTTGGGACAAATTTGAATCCCAaagataaaagtatattttagggTAGAGAGGACCatgtggaaaatattgaaGAGGAGAGAAATCTATGATCTGTTGTATATTGCACTGACCCTCTGGGTATATTTATAGGGTAtataggagatagaaacttagagtacaagataaatattctatcataTCTCTCtaagattttatctttatctctagagtttctattgaactctgttatctctaaccgtatgtatctatatctctaacatccACCCCCGCTCTAAACTGAGGCATGTCCTGCTACTGCATCGGCCACTAGGGCCGATTACGTGGCCACACAGACCACTTGCGCCTCTCACGGTACCTAGGCCGCTGCCTCCGGGTCAAACGAGTACCCTCGTCCATGTAGTGAGGCGAAACGACCGAGGGAGTGGGTTATATAGGCAGACAGTTCATCTTCATCGATGGACCACCATACTTACCCGCTAGCGAAGACGGAAGCACTAGGAACATGTGCCACTTCATCTTAGCCACAAGTGCTGCCACATTACTAGGCCACCAGTGCTAATTTGTTATCGCTGGTGGCCCTTTCTCTTATCATGGACCAGAACATCACTAGCGCATATTCTTACAGTCCACTAGCTATCTTTTTTGATACTGTCGGCTAAAATCACTTTTGTAGGATCGCAACAGAGTAAAGGaactaccagaggggggtgaatgatAGGTAGATcaaaaaccaaatcttttcgtggaaataaaagattaccttcacaaaagcCTTACCGAGGTCTCCGGTCGCACTGCGTTTATGCCACCGGTCAGACCGTCGTtatgtggccggtcagaccgctcgCATAACCTCGGTTAGACCGACGTTGAGTGGTCGGTCAGACCGTCAGCCTACCTGCGGTTAGATCGTTGGGATCCTGGAAAAACGCCGAGAACCAATTTTCCTCACCACCAAAGCCTACACAAGAGAGGATGTCGAAGCCTCAGTACTGGggttagataaaagaaatttaggaATCCAGTACTGAGACACACGACCAGTAGATCCAATAGACATATATCGTCGTGCAAAAACAGTTTGAGAATTTTTCGAAAAGTCTCTACGAggccggtctgaccgaggtGCAGTAGCCGATCTGACCGGGTGCCAGTCTGCCTGCTTTTGAACCTTCGGTCTAAGCGGTGTCTGGTCTAACCGTGGCTCAGTAGCCGGTTTGACCAGTCCTCAGTCTGACCGTGCAACCcactgcggtctgaccggtttccttgaagaaaaaacagatTTTTGCAGCttagattttgcaaaagccatttctctctcctttttctgctTACGAGCtaatctgaaacaaaaaccaacaagAAGTTCATCTTTTCCACAGAAGgagcaattatatttttgtttagaaatagatggttttgaaacttttgtttttgtttctttctgtgTTTCAGAAGGAGAGGACATAAACCAGCAGACTTAAACACGGTTTTTTCATTACTGGGTTTTGTCAAAGTCTTGAAACCAACACCTTTGTTGCAGCTAGTCACTTTAGATTGATTCAAAATCATGTTAAGTTGTTTCTTACCATCAAAAAATCTTTTCAAAgaacttttcaaataagaaaccTCCTTTTCAAGATTAGCACAGTTTTTGCAATCAACCTTGACACCTTTGCTATTACGACACTTGGGGCAAGACAACACTTCATTAGTTTTCACAATTTCTTCCATGTACTCAACACTAGCTAAAGCAAATTTTAGCTTCATCTTGTTTGATGTGCATGTTGAGCAATCCGAAACATCACGGtgttgttttaactttttagcacAAAGCATGCTAAACATCGAACTAGCATAAAAAgcagtttgatattttttttcaacatctttctagttaaaaataactcaTCACAAGTGCTTGTAAGCAAAGCAAAACCAAGAGCAAGAGAAGATCTAGTTTTCAAATCATGTGAAACATTGACATCTCTAATTTTCGAAATTTCATGCATCAAAACctcacaatttttgcaatcatcatcattaggaataagagattttaatCTATAAATTTCAGCATTAAGAGATTCAATGAtaaattcttgttttttatacattttctcacacttcttattttttgcacTCAAGACATGAATTGCTTCTTCAAGGGAACTCACCTCATTGTCATCATATTCTGAATCTGATTCACCACGCGACATGAGGCAGATACCAGAGATGTTCTTTGCtttatcttcatcttcactctCTCTACCTACATCGCTTAGAGGCTCAAAAGCGGCGTAGACTTGATTCAGCATCTTCTTGAGGTTCTCTTTGGTCCTCCTTCCCTGGAATGTGCTCTTGAACTTGGACTTATCGTCCTTGGTCTTGTCTCCATCATTATCTTCCTTCTTGCCTCTCCCGAGCTTAGGACAATGCGAGCGGATGTGATCAAGCATACCACACTCGAAGCAATGAGCtggtcctcctcttctcctgtaCCTGACATTGTTCATAGCTCGAGAAATCTTGTTAGCAGCCAAAGCCAAATCCTCCTTCTCGAATTGTACGAGTTTCTCATCGAACATGGCATTAATCAAAGCAAGAGCGGTAGAATTAGATGGTGAAGCACTAACATCAAATGAAGTTGAGGGAGAAAACAAAGCACTAGATTTAGAATCAATTTTAAGAGAGAGGATATTCATCTCGtgtgttttgagttttgtGTAAAGAGAATCCAAAGTCAAAGTAGACATGTCAGTAGATTCTTGAATAGTAGTAACTTTCATCTCCCAAACAGACATTTCGAGACCATTCAAAAAGTGACGAGAGATCTCAGATTGAGAATAAGTAACATCATAGGCAGAATCAACAGATCTAAGattactcaaaattttattaaacctagcaagataatcatccaaagtTTCTCCaggtttcatctcaaatttgatataatCCTTTTTGAAAAGATCTCGACGAAGTTCTTTTATGTTAGTTGTTCCTTGATGAAAGTTTTTCAAAGCATTCCAGATCTCATTAGCAGTTTTAAGATGCGAAACGCGATCAAAATCTAAACGAGAAATCCcacttaataaaatatttcaagttTTGCAATTGTTGCTAAACTCGGTTTTCAAAGCAGGAGTATTAATCTGTCCAGGAATCTCATATGGCTGAGCAACTTTTTGCCAAACATCATAATCTTCagccataatataagattgtATCTTATCACACCAATAAGGAAAATCCAATCCATCAAAAACATGAGGCTTCGTAGTAAATTTGTGAGTCATGGCAATAAAACTCTAGATCGGTTAcaatcaaaaaaaactttagatcggttaaaatccaaagaagaaaacgaggctctgataccacttgtaggatcgcaacagagtaaaagaactaccagaggggggtcaATGGTAGGTAGatcaaaatccaaatcttttcgcggaaataaaagattaccttcacaaaagcCTTACCGAAGCCTCCGGTCGCACTACGTTTATGCCACCGGTCAAACCGCCGTTATGTGGCCGGTTAGACCGCTCGTATAACCTCGATCAGACCGACGTtgagtggccggtcagaccgacattgagtggccggtcagaccgccagcCTACCTGCGGTTAGACCGTCGGGATCTTGGAAAAACCCCGATCGATAAAGCTTCAAGATGTTGATTGAATCTCTTGACTTTCATTGATCAACtagtgtttacaaagtgcatagaaagcaCTCCTAACCAAAACTTTCGATATAATATCAAAATAGAGTCGAAACCCTAACTTTTCTCTCAAACGGCACAAAAAAGCTCTCCGGGGGCATACCTCTCGGTACTTATTTATAACCTCGACATGGATATGCAAGGCCCACGTATCTAGCACGAATTAGGACTCCCAATCTCATGGGAAACATATCCTTAACTgtaactaaccatatctctatctctaatacaacaaatcttctcaaatccgGACTCTATCCGAACTTAACTTCCATATCCCatacgcacacaatatctccatcgtatgccacatggaatcttcaccaccacgtgCATTGAACTCTAGCCTAAGTATCCCGCATGATATCTCGACCGCCGGACGTCAACATATCTCCAAGTTGACTCCCGATCCATCACCGGCAACACTCTCCCGAAgcatcaagtcacctacacatgaatcaaacaaagaaaccatattccgagaccaagctatctccaacttgactcatgattagcaaaacaacagtacccatatgtatataaaccaattagaagtcgaattcacAAAGAACAAATCTGAAACCGAAAAGAAAACCGAAAACTGAAACTTTCGGGGCTGACctgccggtctgaccgcccagatacctgcggtctgaccacAGTTATCTGAAAGGTCTGACCGCCCGgtcaattttcataaaaacatttaactcGCAAACCACCAATTTATTTATCACAGAAACATATAGATCACTCGATAATCTTTATTAGTTTATCATGCTAGTCATGATCAGAAAGTAACAATAATCTCATCTTCCTCTaagaaagagggaaaaaaattaaagcaaCATCTAATACACACAGTAGTACAAGAGGGAGttgatgcatggatggatgtgTGACAAGTCATATGTGTCTAGAAACTGAACAAATTGTTGATGCTTCCGTCGAAGATATCGTCGATAAGATCATTAttagagtacaagataaatattctatcataTCTCTCtaagattttatctttatctctagagtttctattgaactctgttatctctaaccgtatatatctatatctctaacatccACCCCCGCTCTAAACTGAGGCATGTCCTGCTACCGCATCGGCCACTAGGGCCGATTACGTGGCCACACAGACCACTTGCACCTCACACGGTACCTAGGCCGCTGCCTCCGGGTCAAACGAGTACCCTCATCCATGTAGTGAGGCGAAACGACTGAGGGAGTGGGTTATATAGGCAAACAGTTCATCTTCACCGATGGACCACCATACTTACCCGCTAGCAAAGACGGAAGCACTAGGAACATGTGTCGCTTCATCTTAGCCACAAGTGCTGCCACATTACTAGGCCACCAGTGCTAATTTGTTATCGCTGGTGGCCCTTTCTCTTATCATGGACCAGAACATCACTAGCGCATATTCTTACAGTCCACTAGCTATCTTTTTTGATACCGTCGGCTAAAATCACTTTTGTAAGATCGCAACAGAGTAAAGGaactaccagaggggggtgaatggtaggtagatcaaaaaccaaatcttttcgcggaaataaaagattaccttcacaaaagcCTTACCGAGGTCTCCGGTCGCACTGCGTTTATgccaccggtcagaccgcttGCATAACCTCGGTCAGACCAACGTTGAGTGGTCGGTCAGACCGCCAGCCTACCTGCGGTTAGACCTTCGGGATCCTGGAAAAAAGCCGATCGATAAAgcttcaagatgtagattgaatctctcgacttttattgatcaaccagtgtttacaaagtgcataagAAAGCACTCCTAACCAAAACTTTCGATCTAATATCAAAATAGAGTCGAAACCCTAACTTTTCTCTCAAACGGCACAAAAAAGCTctccgggggcatacccctcggtacctatttataacaatattttattgcgAATAATTCCGACAACCTCAGGGGAAAAAAGGGCATTTACTTATTATAGAGATGGTGCgatttgactatttttttttagcccTACCTACATCCCCTGTCTTACGAGAAAGAACGGGGGTTCGCCGAGAGAAAACCAAATTAGTAAAGGAAACCCGCGCTTAGGGAAGGTGAGGTGAACTAGCAATTCCTTCTGTCGTGTATCCTCGATTGACGCGGCCTCAGATGCTTCAATTGTAGATttacccctcggtacctatttataacctcgacATGGATATACAAGGCCCACGTATCTAGCACGAATTAGGACTCCCAATCTCATGGGAAACATATCCTTAACCAtaactaaccatatctctatctctaatgcaacaaatcttctcaaatccggactctatccgaactcaacttccatatcccatacgcacacaatatctccatcgtatgccacatggaatcttcaccaccacgtgCATTGAACTCTAGCCTAAGTATCCCACATGATATCTCGACCGCCGGACGTCAACTTATCTTCAAGTTGACTCCCGATCCATCACCGGCAACACTCTCCCAAGgcatcaagtcacctacacatgaatcaaacaaagaaaccatattccgAGACCAAACTATCTCCAACATgactcatgattagcaaaataacagtacccatacgtatagaaaccaattagaagtcgaattcacgaagaacaaatctaaaaccaaaaagaaaaccgAAAGCTAAAACTTTCGAGGCTGACctgccggtctgaccgcccagaTACCTACGGTCTGACCACAGTTATCTGAAAGGTCTGACCACCCATATAACTACGGTCTGATCGCCCGgtcaattttcataaaaacatttaactcgcaaaccaccaatttatttatcatagaaacatgtagatcactcCATGATCTTTAGTAGTTTATCATGCTAGTCATGGTCAGAAAGTAACAATAATCTCATCTTCCTCTaagaaagagggaaaaaaattaaagcaaCATCCAATACACACAGTAGTACAAGAGGGAGttgatgcatggatggatgtgTGACAAGTCATATGTGTCTAGAAACTGAACAAATTGTTGATGCTTCCGTCGAAGATATCGTCGATAAGATCATTATTAAGGACCAAATAGCCCATCCAATTACCGTCCGGCACTGCCATGTGCACCGGCGACCTGATCGGGCCGGTCAAGTCCATCTCCTGGACCACAGCAGAATTAGCCGAGGTGGCGGTCGTCGGAGTAAACGTATTGTCCCAGCAGCAGTCATCACCGGAGGCGATCAACTGCCGGCAGAAGTCGCCGTGCTGACCACTCCAACTTGCCTCGCCGCTACTACCAGTGCTGCTCCATGTAGTAGTGATGATATCCGACGAAGACGAGGTCGGCGGTGATACAGATTCAGCAGCACTGCCGGCGGTAGGGACGATGGTGGTCTCGAGGATGACCGGCGCGACCGATTCGACGGACTTGCAGGTGTGCTCCGAGATGTACGCCACCGTGTACCgtgctgctccgccgccgccaccgtcgtcgttgcGCTGCACTGTCTTTTTGGCGCCGCAGCCCTGGTctgtgctgttggtgcaccgGTAGTAACTCCTGCATTTTAATTTGCATGCTAGTTAATTATTTAGGTGCATCCATATATCATATCATTACTTGCAACTAGCTTACTTATCAAGTATACAGTTGCTGATTAACACGTGAGATTTTAATTAGCTGATTGACTGAGAGATGAGATGTAAGAAGCATATGCAAAATGTAATTCAATCAATCAGCGGATAGATATCATCACTGCAAGTTATTTTCGTCTTAATTGGATGCATATATTGTCTCCACCGTGAAGTCGTGAACCACGACATGCCAGCAAGCAAGCTGATCGACGAATTCAGTAGTGGTCAGCAAGCTAGCTTATTGGGTTTGTTTGGAggagttttagatttttagaAGCAACtgtttggtagccagcttctaaaaatctaaaaaatctcTTAACCTAgtttctggattcttagttcatctTTTAAAATCTGTAATTGAAACTGTAAACCATTTAGAACAGTTTCTGACAGAAAcagtttttaagaaaaactatAGTGGGAAGAAGCTCTTCAAATAGGTCCAATATATAGTGGGCACTCGCTACACATGCATACGTCCAATTCAAAGGATTGTTCCCCGTATCCGAGGGAAAGCCCAGCTAGCACCCACTGTGTGGACACCGACACGTcgtaaacatatatataacgatGATATCGAGCTTAGTTAGTCTCTGAAACTAAATTGGGGAAAAAACGGACTAGTACGTACTACGACTGAATCtaattaaatttgatcataACATTAGCTAGGAAAGTACGAATTTTGCAAACACTGAATGAATGCGCTAGCTAGTACTGATTACATACATATGGATCATCAACAGATTGCTATGTATACCTGGGGTACTTGGCACCTTCAATTTGCTTCTGACCATATTTCCTCCACTGATACCCATCGAAATCTGGCACAGTCGTTACCATTGTCGATGTTGTACTCTGCTGTTTCCTCCTGCAAATATACGTAACGTTTAATGATGGaccatacatacatattatatatgctagctagctagagacgAATAATTACCGTTTAACGGTCAGCGTGTATAAATTGTTCCATGCATTTTACCTTCGAATAAAATGGGGAAAACAAAAGGTTGTGCGGTGTGCATGCTATTAATCGAGTCGCGAGCTAGAAATGAGAGCTTGaagagttaattaattaccttgTTTTGCTGCAACGAAGAGGCTCATCGCGGCCATCAGCTGCCATCTCCTGATCATCTGCGTCGTCAAGGCGCAGCTTCAGTACAATATTATTCTTGTCCCGGAGTCTCTTCCTTCCCCGGGACACAATCTTCGTTGCCAGCCCCGGCGGCAagcgctcgccgccgacggcagTGGTGTCGGCGAGTGCAGCAGCAGTCGTCGGGGTCGGGAAGAGCAGGTGTTGcagctccctctccctccctacCACCCTGCACCAGTAGGCGGCCTCCATCTGTTCGATCGATTCCTGTATACGATCGGTTTGCTCGATCAATTTTTGCTGGTTGGGGtggttgtatatatatgtgctggAACGGTGCAACCTGGACTGGGCTGGCGTGGAtcaggtttttcttttttttttctttttcttttttgcgaTTAAGAAGGCAGCACATGAAGTAAAAGATCTTtctatagctatttaatagtataatagtagaattagatactataaaatttaaaactgtaAGATAATGAATTtctatatgattatttttcaaaaaaagtaTATCGTTTAAGTAGtttagtttttcaaaaaaaatatatatcgtttaagtagtttagaaaatgtgcataaaaaatatgagaaaaaaaacggCGTAAAAGAACGCAGCTtaagccttgtttagtttccaaaagtttttttcaaaaatatcacatcaaatctttggacacctaaataaagcattaaacatggataaaccaaaaaaataattgcacagttacggaagaaatcttgagacgaatcttttgagcctaattagaaagtgattagccataagtgctacagtaaccaacatgtgctaatgacgggttaattaggctcaaaaaattcgtctcgcggtttccaaccggaatatgaaatttgttttgtaattagactacgtttaatacttcaaatatatataaaaacttaatgtgatgtttttgtaaaatttttttacaaactaaacagtCTCGATGGATGGATCTGCCTCTCGTTCCTCACGTGGTACCTGCATCTATCATATCCTTGTTATATTCCCTCCTTAATTTCTGGCAAGGGAACTGCGGGCATGCATATTCACACGATATATCTTGACACCTTTACTGCTTACGTTCGAACTGATCAATCACCTCGATACGCGTTAATTGTCACACATCATAACCGTCCAATCTCGCTAACCAAGGTATATCCTACGGATCAcgttttttatgtaatttcTACGTAACAACAGAGGAGCGATATTTAAATTACTAATCAGATTGCAAGTCGTGAACAACGCTTGGATCTCTGACCTCCGCGGGACACTTATTGTTCCGGTCATCGGCTAATTTCTCCTTCTCTCGGATGCGGTATATCAGATCCGGCTTTCGCCGGGGTCTCAGGACCGTCTCTACTGGCGGTGGACCCGCGACCAACGCTATTCGACGCGCTCGGCCTACCAGGCCTTCTTCTTCGGCCAGCAGCTCCTCCCTTGCGCTGATCTGCTCTGGCATGCTAAAGGCCCAGCAAAGTGCAAGTTCTTCTTTGGCGCCTTTCAGCGCCGTTGTTGGACAGCGGACCTGCTCCTTAGACGCGGCTTTGATTCCCACTCCACCTGCCCCTTCTGTGCCCAGTATTCTGAGACAGCGAACCACATCCTTATCGACTATGTGTTCGCTAGACAGATCTGGCTCTTGGTTCTAACAATCGTCCATCTCTCCATCTAGGGGTGCCTATCTTCAGGACTGGTGGCCATCGTCGAGAGCCCTCCTTCCGAAGCATCTGAAGGCCAGTTTTGACTCCCTTGTCCTTCTTATCTCCTGGCAGCTCTGGTTGGAACGCAATCGCCGGGTTTTCGATCACGAGCTTTCTTCCCTCTAGGATGTGCTCCAAGCCATCCGTTCGGAGGGCCTGCTGTGGTCCTCCGATGGGATAGCACCCCTTGGCACATTGTTAGGAGATTAGCGTACCGTAACAACTGTGTTTCACTCTCTTGGGCGTTCTTTTGGGAAATTAGCTTGTAGCGTCTAGGCTCTCTCTCCTGCGTTGTTTTCCTTGGTGGTCCCTGCTGGAGGCCAGTCTGGCCGTATGCGTCGTGTATCAACACTCTTTATCTTCTAATTTATTGACGTGCAATTATTTTGCGCGTTCGAGAAAAGATTGCGAGTCGTACGTAGTGAAAAATGTGTGAAAAACACAACCGGTCAAAACATCATAtgtaatacttttatatacgtattcatagtgatttaaaagtcaaagctggaaaataaacttgagtaaaaaatcttaaaattgatcaactttaaatttaaggttgaaaaattaaattttatgttataagcaCAATCTAAAGTCAAAATATGAGGGTGCATATTGGCTCCATCATTCATCTAGATGTAGATCAACAATTAACATCCAAGAAGACTGGCAAGCAACTAGGTAGTGTTGAGTCTTTGAGTCAACTAATAAGTTAGTCCATCTTTCAATAAGTCATTCTTGTTGGCACGTACTGTGTGTACTCCCACACTGTGGGTACATAGATCGACAGGTTTACACACCGTTGACGTCATGCCGCTGACATAAGCAAGCTAGCAGATCGACACAGTGCACATGCATGTCTCAGTCGTCTGTTAATATTGGTCAATTAATTAGGCAtcgtttagttgccaaaaagtTTTGGTAAAAAGAtcacgtcgaacgtttgactggatgtcggaaggggttttcggacacgaatgaaaaaataaatttcacagctcgtctgaaaaccgcgagacgaatcttttgagcctaattaatccgtcattagcacatgttggtcactgtagcacttatggctaatcatgtactaattaggcttaaaagattcgtctcacgattttctccataactgtatattaatttttattttcatctatatttaatgtttcatttaagtatttaaagattcgatgtgatattttataaaaagtttttgggaacgGGCCTTCGTCCAGATGTCCCGGTCAAGACCTCTGACGTCCATACTCTA from Oryza brachyantha chromosome 12, ObraRS2, whole genome shotgun sequence encodes:
- the LOC102703265 gene encoding WRKY transcription factor 44-like isoform X2 translates to MEAAYWCRVVGRERELQHLLFPTPTTAAALADTTAVGGERLPPGLATKIVSRGRKRLRDKNNIVLKLRLDDADDQEMAADGRDEPLRCSKTRRKQQSTTSTMVTTVPDFDGYQWRKYGQKQIEGAKYPRSYYRCTNSTDQGCGAKKTVQRNDDGGGGGAARYTVAYISEHTCKSVESVAPVILETTIVPTAGSAAESVSPPTSSSSDIITTTWSSTGSSGEASWSGQHGDFCRQLIASGDDCCWDNTFTPTTATSANSAVVQEMDLTGPIRSPVHMAVPDGNWMGYLVLNNDLIDDIFDGSINNLFSF
- the LOC102703265 gene encoding WRKY transcription factor 44-like isoform X1 translates to MEAAYWCRVVGRERELQHLLFPTPTTAAALADTTAVGGERLPPGLATKIVSRGRKRLRDKNNIVLKLRLDDADDQEMAADGRDEPLRCSKTRRKQQSTTSTMVTTVPDFDGYQWRKYGQKQIEGAKYPRSYYRCTNSTDQGCGAKKTVQRNDDGGGGGAARYTVAYISEHTCKSVESVAPVILETTIVPTAGSAAESVSPPTSSSSDIITTTWSSTGSSGEASWSGQHGDFCRQLIASGDDCCWDNTFTPTTATSANSAVVQEMDLTGPIRSPVHMAVPDGNWMGYLVLNNDLIDDIFDGSINNLFSF